A stretch of DNA from Cryptococcus neoformans var. neoformans JEC21 chromosome 13 sequence:
taaccccctaaccccctaaccccctaaccccctaaccccctaaccccctaaccctAACCCCTAAGTCCGATCTCAGTTTTGAGTCGCCGTGTAGTTAATAATCTCAACCTCATAACCTTGCATTAAAATGTAAACATCATATACATTATTCGTAAGCGAAAGCTTCAAATAAAATTTAAACAAAGAGATTCTATAGCATCCAAAGTCCCATGAGAGGTACTCGAAGGATTGGTCGATTTTCGGAATACAGTTCAACCGATCTATCGTTGAATATGTACTcacttctcctcctcaatgTCTTGAAATTCCAGTTCTCGACCGCGTTGTGGTGAAATTGAGCTCTCTGCAACTGTGGCAGCTGACAATCTCTTGTCTCTTGCCTCGAGCATTTTGAAAATCCCTGTGAAGATAATGCTCGCAATGGTAAAGGCGGCTGCTGCCTTGTAACCGACCTTATATTTTGGCGCTTGACTTGCTGGGTATATGAACACTGCTGTGTATCAGCTTGCTTGCGTTCTGTATTTGATTTGGGACCCACGATTCATCCAGCTGTCCATGGCGTAAACGAGACTAACGGTAACGCCGATGATTATGGCTCGCTCCTCTGGAATGGGGCACATGTCTGCCATCCAAGCCTAAAAATGTTCCTCAGCAAATTTGCCTGCAGCGAGAATGGTTGATTTGATCTCACGACGAGGATTGGCGAGATAGCATTTGCTGTGTAAGTTAAAAAAAAGCCGGCCATTTTGATTGGGACTCCCTCAGGCCAAACCTAAACCATAAGTTTGTGTTCTAGGAATGGCCCACGATGTGACTCAAACTCACAGAAAGTATAATACAGCcgatgaggaaaagaatCTATTGGGTTACATAACATCAGAACAGGGGACAGGGGAAAAGCATGTCGGCGAGAAGTCGAAACTTACATTTTGCACAGAGACCCAGGTAGCTCTCCACCCCGTTCTCGAGCTGAGCCATGCGAAGAGCAGCATCAAGACGAGCATCAGCGCAAAGCCACCAATGGGAATCGCATTGATCTCCTGAATGGTGAAACGCTTGGACCCGTCAGGATGAGTCAAAGCTTTAAGCCAGAGCATGAACCATGAGTTCGCATCTGCAGCCCAGGCTGCAAAACTGAGAGGTTAGCGCAGTCAACTGCGTCGATGATACGTACGCATACGCtccgaagaagatgtaaaGAGGCCAACCGGTGAATGTTTTCTTCAGAATAGCCTTGGTCAATCTCTAGTAATGTTTCGATTTTTCAGTTTATTGTCGCTAGATCGGGGTAGACACTTACAGTTGGCGGCTGCTTGTGAACTCTTGCCATACGTGCAGCAGATATCCGATTGTCTTCCTCTGACATCCAATAAGCTTTGGTCGTCCCGGGAGAATCTGGTACCTGTTTGAGATCAGTGGTGTTATTTTTGACATTGAAAATTTGGAATGGCGTACGAGGAAAAAGCCAGCGACGGCAACGAGGATAGTCATGATGGCGTTGAAAATAAACCTTGGAATATGTAGTCAGCCAGCCAAGCATTATGAAATAAATGTTGAGCTACTAACAGCCATCTCCACCCAGAAATGCCACGCGTTCCGTTAAGGGTCGACTGAATTGCGACCTGCATGAATGAGACAAACATCGATGCCGCGGGATAAGACGTGCCAAACAACGCTATCCTTGTTGCGAGCTCCGAAGGTGTACTGTATCACTGTCAGCTGATGTGTCGCCTCCCGCGCCACGAATTGTGTATGGACTGAGACCTACTACCAGTTACATAGAACGCTCACGATGCCGGGATATGATGAGGCCTCAAATGCGCCGATGAGGAATCGAAGTGCGTACATCCCCTTCACGTTGTGCGCTGCAGCCATTAAGCCTGTCATCACGCCCCATAAGAGCTCGAGTGGCGGAAGCCAGAGAGAAGGTCTGACACGTGTCAAGATAAtttgggaaggaaggaggaataTGGCATATCCTATCTTAAAGTAGGTGTTGAGATAATTGAGCTCATTGGCATCCAGTTTCATCTAACAAGTTTACATTCAGCGGACATTTTCGTGGAATCTTCTCACTcacatcctctttcatcccCGAAACGTAAGCGGTCTTGTAGTTTGATGAGTCGATTTGCTACATCTCCATCAGCCTTCCCGTCCACTGTCATACCTTCGATGATCCAACGATAATATATGGAGAAGGTCACAAACTTACCTTGATAAGATAAGCTAGCCATGCCCATGAAATGAGACACACGTCCAGTTTCCATAAAAACTTCCTCTCACGCTGTCGCGTATAAGACAGGTCCTCATAGTCCAAGTCGAAAGACGTGGACTCCACCCCAGGCGTCTCACTCAATTGTTTCATGATCCGGCCAGTATCGTTATCGCTGTGGTAATTCTAAGGCTAGATACAGACTAGATATTAGCAGTGCACAGCGTATGATTTGATGATTGGCCACGGCAAGTCACTGGTACACAAATTTATAATGTCCAACAGCGTCGGGAACCATCGAGTCCCCCCCGTGTCGGGGCCCCGAGCGGTTTCTCTTATGTAATTCTACCTTTCGCGGTTGCGACGTTATTCGCGACTGTGGCCCAACGAAAGCGGTAGCACGGCCGGGTGGTTACCCGTATTTGCAAGCGTACTGGGATCAAAAGGTGGCtaaagaggaggagattaCGGAGATGTTAGATGTTACAGAGATTACAGAGAGGTTACCCACCCATGTAACTTCTCGCCCGCCAGAGATTACCATTCTACCATTTACGGGGAGACCATTCAAGAAGATCCGGGTTTGGACACCATACGTAAAATTCATCATCGATTTCATCGATTGACTAATATTTAAGATAACTAATTACTTATCCAGTTTCAACCCAATCCTATTCCCAGCCGTATATTCAATACCAATGCATGCAGATGCGATCTGGCAGCCTATTCCTTAAAAATCATCCTGCCCACTTTGAACTCATTCCAACTGAGGCAACCAGACTGGAATTATCGATGATGTGTTTCAATAGGTCATCCATCAGCCGGAAAGCGGCCCTTCTTACATCAGCAGAACCCAATAGACACAATGTTTTTATGCTTGCATGGTTAATGATGGCGCTTGTCATGTTGTGTCGTTCGCAAAACTGATTCATCGTTTCTCCTTAGTAGAGTAGAACCCAAATAAATCCTCGCCGGATGATCTAGACGAGTGGTAGAAACGACCATAGGCGAATGTTTAAGATCCAGGTAACTGAGGAGAAAGGTGGACAGTGGCTGACCTTTGATGTGAAATCGTGAGGGATAATGTCGAAAGGGGTGGGCAGATGTGAGACGTTTTGAGAACATATCTAGCCGTCTATAAACTGAACAGTTTATGATTGAACAAGTCATTGCGAGACGAGCTGGAAGCTAATCATTGTGAAAGAGGACACGCAGTTTGTTGGGAGAGACATCAGCCACAATAAAAAGACACAGGGAAGCGAAGGTCGCTCCCAACTCACGGAACATAATACTCAGAAAGTCATCCTCAGAGCCACTCTCATTTCCGGGCATCGTCAATGAGAATTAATCGCCTGATGGAAAGATTGAAGCTAGGTATAAGGATAGAATCTCAAGGAAGTGTAAGCGGCGTTGAAACATTATACGACTGGAGCAGTTCGCAAGACAAAGATAGTATATCGCAATTAGGCTTGTATACAGCATCAGCAGATGCGAGAAAAGCGTTTAGTTCGAAAGCACTTACGTCTTAGATCCCATGTATTGCCCTGCAATTGCTTGATAATTTGGACCACTCATCGCTTTCTCCTCATCGGACATTGGTTCACGAATGTTGAGCGGCGGTCCCTCTGAGCGCacttcccttctctttcgTTCCTGCTCCACCAGCCTCTGATCCGGCATCATCACTTCAACTCCTCCTGATCGCAAATATGAGAAGGACGACATGATATCATATACAACATGGGCGAGCGGAGGGGAACAGATGAGAAGCCGACCTGCTGTACAACGTCAGCGGATGGTGGAAAAGCATGCAAGTTGAAAGTCCTTACATCCGAGTCCCACTCATAATCCCGCACGTTTTCCTCgcatctttccttctcccggATGTAGGTATCCGAAAAAAGAGGTCGTGGTAActggcgaagatgagagtAAATGGAAAGCCAGGTTGCCGCACTACATCAGCAGGCAGTAACCGGATGCGCAAAGCCTAAACTTACAGCCAACATCCCCATGCACCGCACGCTTTATTATATATCAAGACCTTCCTCGAGATGACTGTGGAGAAGACCAAGCGACTggcgaagagaaagaaataAGAAATGAATAATAAACTAGGTTGATAACGACATCAGCAAGTGTCACGAATACGAGCATGTCGATGGTATTATACGCACATACAAGACGAACTCATGGATGCATCCGCGATCGCAGTCCACGCTCGAGAACGTGTAAGATTACACGTCTGTGCATTTAGATCAACAGTCAGCAGTCAAAAGGTATACAGTACGTCCTAATGGAATGATCATTGAAAGCAAAGGCGTCATTGTCAAAGCGCATTAAACTTACACCTGTGGGTTTCGCATATGTACCTATTCTGTCTTTGCATGGTGTCAATAATTAAGACGTCGTAAGTACATTGTCGAAATTAGCCGTTAAATGCTGCTTTGTATCAATACAGCATGCTACGATGGATTGATGGTGAGTAAATATGAGAAACACGAAAGCTGCCAATCCAAGTGATGCTGTGGACTGGGCTCAGCGGCTCGTGTTCCTCCAAAGGTGACGCAAAAAGCTCCCACCAAAACCATAGCAACGACAGTGGTTACAAAACATGTGACAGAATCGCCAAGCCAACAGTTGTTGGTTGATGGTCATAGATGAAAACGACGTAGCATTTACCTGACTTCCGTTAATctgaaggatgatgaggtggaggtcgGTGGAGTTCGCAAAAAAAGGCAGCAGTACTCAAATGTCGCATCATGTCTTCCGCCTTGATAGATCGGTCTACGACGACGTAGTTCTCGGGATGTGTGTCGTCTGGCCCCACATTTTCCTGACGTCATCCGACATTACCGGCGGCAACGTAGATCTTCGATATTCGAGGAATGGATTACCATTTTGTTCGCGGTCAAAATGTTAACCCTATAAGTAATGATAAAGATGCACATCTTCATAACCTTCTTAACACCTATTGAAAGCTAACTCGTCATTACATATCAACCGGTAAAATGAACGGCAGGCAATCACAACGACTGGCCGATGTCGAGAAGGGGCATAACCAACAGCAGTCGCCTCCACACGCTGGTACGGATGCTCTCTTCAGCGCGCAAGAAGACCTGCTTACACCTCACAGATAGCCCTCACGAAGCTGAGAGCAACACCACGGAGACAACGAGATGCGCACAGTACCCTACAGATGAAAAAGGACGTGAAATCGTAGATTGGGATGGCCCGGACGATCCTGATAATCCGTCAGTTGACTCCTTTACATGAGTTGCCATGTTTGATAGTTGGGGCAGGTTCAACTGGTCAAGGAGTTACAAATGGTTGATTACTATCACAACATGCTTCATGTGAGTAAGACATTTGAGAGGCGTCACGCTGACTCGAGGGGAATAGTTCCATTCTCACGGGTCTGCCAGCGGGCTCGTATAGCGCTGGGAATTCATACATGGAACAGGATTTTGGGATCAATCAAGACAACTTTCCATGGTTGACATGGGCTACGGCTAGCTGGAACGTAGGTGAGTCAAGAAAGGCCAATGGGGCTGGTCTCGCTAATATCATTTGTTAGGAGCCGCCGTTTTTCCCCTGCTGTTCGTCCCGCTCACTGAGAACTCTGGTCGGATGCCGGGGTATTTTGTgcgtgctttatttttgGTCAATGATAAACCTCACAAATGACAAACCTCACACCTCTGCAGATCTCTTATATCAttttcttgatcttccTTGTGCCGTCCGGCGTGGGCACCAATTTTGCGACCATGGTCACCACGAGGTTCTTTGGTGGTGGCGCTAGCTCAGTTTCGATCAATATTGTCGGGGGGACAATCGCGGATATCGTAAGTTGGCGTTGTTCTCACCGTTAACTGACTCAATCTCCAGTGGAAAGGCCCTGCCGAACGGAGCGTCCCCATGTCCATCTTCGGTATGACGTCCGTCGTTGGCATCGCCCTGGGACCGTTCATCGGAGGCGCAATTCAAACCAACGAGACAACAATCAACTGGCACTGGATCTACTGGATACAATTAATTTTTGACGGTGCTCTTCTCCCCGTCTTTTGGTTCATCCTTCGCGAGACAAGGGGCGACGTAATCCTCGCCAAAAGAGCGAAACGTATTAGGAAGGAGACGGGTCGTCAGGCCTATGCCAAAGCAGAGCTCGAGAGTGAAAAGGTCTCCACGATGGTCTTAATCTCGTTTAAACGTCCAACAAAAATGCTTTTCACAGAATTCGccgtcttttccttcaccttATGGGTTTCGTTTGGTGAGTTGTGGTAGAACCGAGCTTTGCTAACGTGTACTTTAGCATGGGGACTGCTATTCCTCTTTCAGTCGAGCATCCCGCAGACTTTCAGTGCAAAGTGAGTGCGGTGAGGGATGTGGCCGCTGCTACCTGGCTTACACACGCCCAGCTACGGCTTCAATACGTTCCAAAGTTCACTGGTCCAACTCGCCCTTTCTGTCGGCGCGATCATCGGCACGATCATCAACCCTTACCAGGACAAATTGTACCTCCGATCCGCCCACCACAACAAGGAGACCGAGGGTAAGCCCATACCTGAGGCCAGATTGtacttctccatccccgGCAGTTTGCTTTTCGCCGGCGCGTTGTTCTGGTATGGCTGGACCAGCTACCCGAACATCCATTGGATTGTACCTACCATAGCTATCGGTTTTATCGGTTTAGGCATCTATGCTATTTGTAAGTTCTGCTGTATCAAACCCACGCTGATGCCTTGGCAGACATGGCCACCGTGATGTACCTCACTGATGCGTATGAAAAATATGCAAGTTCTGCGCTCTCTGCGGCATCTTTGGGTCGAAATTCATTTGGTAGGTCTCCAATCAACCAAAAAGAACTACCACTGACTTCAATATCCAGGCGCTTTCCTACCCCTTGCCAGCCAGGACCTCTTTAACAATCTGGGCTTCCAGTGGGCGGGAAGGTAAGCGAATGGGTGTGAACCACGCGCTGATCATTTGGCCAGCTTACTCGGCTTCCTGGCTTTGGCACTTTCGGGCGTtcctatcctcctcttcgtgAGTATCGATCAGTGGTATTGCACGAGCATTTGTTGATTCGCGCCGCCTTTCAGTTCAAAGGCAGATATCTCCGTTCGAGATCGCCGTTTATTGCAGAAGCGACCTTCGAAGAGGGCGATTCGGAAGAACGTCGCGAAACAACTAAGCAGGAGGGGAGTAAAGGTCTTGGTGGTCCTGCCGGCCAGGCCAGGCCCACCGCGCCGACTATCGGGAGGTAAGGAGACTTGTAAGATGTCAAGTACATGCAATGTGGTGGGATTAGGTGTTTGTGACACGCGCAGGAAGCCAGGTTAAACTTCCGAACGTCGAAAGCGATCTTGCCCATTGCCGCAGCAGAAGTCAGCTAATGAGCAATGCCAAATGGGAAGTTACAGGTTAAGGAGCTTTACTTTTGCCATTAGCAACCCAGAATCTCGGGACTGTGATGTCTTTCAGAAGATTGGAGCACTGGTGCCCTCTGTCAGAATTAGCTGTTCCTGTTTCAGTCTCTAGTAATTCTCGTGGGCTAGTTACTTGCGAAACGTCGTGACTCCTTGGACTCTTTTTGCCCATTCTCATGTCGTCGAAAAATACATAATTAGTACTTACccttgcctgatcttccttAGGGCCATGTACTAAACACCAACAGACAGAGTCAAGAGATATACCATACAATACTTCATTGGttagttaaactacggcctccaatcttctcttctcgtcttcatgGCCGAAGATCGTGGAACGAGTCATAACAGGCACACTATTTGAGGGAGAGACGATGGAATCCATAAGGCACGCGAAAATGAAAACAGTTCAATACATGCACCAAGATGGGTTTACATACCGTTTATGCTACGATTCTAGGCTAAAAATTCCTATACTTCCATACCTTAAAACCCAAGAAATGGACATCCATCGTCCCATTCACTTTCTACCCCCGAAATACCATTCCAAACTCGTCTTCGAATGTACTATCTTCTTTTATAGGAACCTCGAGCAGCTGGGGCACCTCCATATGACAGTCCTCGCCTCGCTCTCATCCAGATCATCTCCATGCGTCAACAGCCATTCCTCCACCATTTGTAGGATACTCGGATGCGATTCATCCGCTCCAGCGACCTTGGCTGTCACATCCACTgctttttcctttgtatCACCACCGCCATTCCTTTCGCTATCGCTTTCTACCTTGATATTGATGACAGAGTTGGCTGAGGACGAATATAGTGAGAGATTGATGGCATTGCAGATGATTTGCCGGGCTCCGAGGACTTTTCGGGCATTGCCAACTACTCCAGCTTTCTCGCCTCGTAGAATAGGAGCGATGGCTGCTTGTTGAATAACTTCCGGGATCTGCTCATCCACCTGTCCAGCCCACGCCTGAAGCTCCGCAAAACTCAGaaccccttccttctcctgcctGACCTTATCGCTCTCCTGGTCATCCCGTTTTGCATACTCATTCTGACATTCTGccaatccttcttctctcaatTTCTCAATTTCTTTCGGTGTAGGAGTGCCGTTAACGACTTCCCAAAATGGTTTTCCAGGCGTAAGGGGCCGGATGACGTCGGATTGGACTTCGGGAGACGATGTGTAATCTGCTAGAGGAAGTAGTTGGAGGCCAGAAGAGCGGATATATgaaatggaaaaagggGTGAGGGGACGGCGATAGTCGCCTCCACGCCAGTCGAGACAGCCGAGATGAAACCATTTAAGACACCCTAAATACACACAATCAGTGACGGATTCAAAGACAAGTCTTATATGGGGGAGAGAGACGAAAAAGGAGTCCTTACCAGGGTTGGGACAAAGAGCCATAGGTTCTGGGCGGTCGGTTATAGGGAGATAGGGTTCCGTACAGTAGCATGTAGGTGGTTGATATTGCTTTGATAGGTCCATCAATAACTCATCAAGTGCTCAAACAGAGATTCACACGTACGAAAAGATGTCTTGAACGAGAGATGTCAGATTGACGAGCTCTTTTGGAGCTTGCTTTCGCGGGGTTCAGTTTGGCTTGGATCTAGCACAAAAATCGTCAGCATATGAAGTATCGCAGCCAAAGGTAAATCTCACAACAGCAGATTCCTCGAGGCTGGGGGTGCGAGCTTCACTTCGATAGAAGATGGTATTGTTGTCAAAAGGCTCCTGCATGGGATTGGATTCATCATAGAGAGTCACAGGAGCGTGAGCTATGGGAAATTTCACGATGAGTGCCGGATGTAAGAAAGCAAGGCAGACGGAATGACCCACATTCGACAGTGCCGACAGGCTGGACCGCGTCAAACTCTCGACCAAGCATAAAGATCTCACGACCACCAACTTTGCCTTTTGGTCTAATACGGTACTGCAAGCTTAGCGATTGGAGATTTGGATAGGTCGATGAGGTAGACAAAACGTACAGTCCGG
This window harbors:
- a CDS encoding expressed protein, coding for MSPSKRARDLAPLSWEAPSEEEYKSLRRYKSFLMPPNISYYLGDFVWLAHEHSRPPIPESPPRKKSRASHAAESAVEKEEEYDDEEEEEEVDETEEEKQRREADAMWKAGYWIGRIVEIRARDKTYVWMKVRWMCRTVKELRESDVKTGLPKGKVGGREIFMLGREFDAVQPVGTVESHAPVTLYDESNPMQEPFDNNTIFYRSEARTPSLEESAVIQAKLNPAKASSKRARQSDISRSRHLFQYQPPTCYCTEPYLPITDRPEPMALCPNPGCLKWFHLGCLDWRGGDYRRPLTPFSISYIRSSGLQLLPLADYTSSPEVQSDVIRPLTPGKPFWEVVNGTPTPKEIEKLREEGLAECQNEYAKRDDQESDKVRQEKEGVLSFAELQAWAGQVDEQIPEVIQQAAIAPILRGEKAGVVGNARKVLGARQIICNAINLSLYSSSANSVINIKVESDSERNGGGDTKEKAVDVTAKVAGADESHPSILQMVEEWLLTHGDDLDESEARTVIWRCPSCSRFL
- a CDS encoding expressed protein; protein product: MSSFSYLRSGGVEVMMPDQRLVEQERKRREVRSEGPPLNIREPMSDEEKAMSGPNYQAIAGQYMGSKTLIAIYYLCLANCSSRIIRLDMFSKRLTSAHPFRHYPSRFHIKGQPLSTFLLSYLDLKHSPMVVSTTRETMNQFCERHNMTSAIINHASIKTLCLLGSADVRRAAFRLMDDLLKHIIDNSSLVASVGMSSKWAG
- a CDS encoding transporter, putative, which produces MKQLSETPGVESTSFDLDYEDLSYTRQRERKFLWKLDVCLISWAWLAYLIKQIDSSNYKTAYVSGMKEDMKLDANELNYLNTYFKIGYAIFLLPSQIILTRVRPSLWLPPLELLWGVMTGLMAAAHNVKGMYALRFLIGAFEASSYPGIVSVLCNWYTPSELATRIALFGTSYPAASMFVSFMQVAIQSTLNGTRGISGWRWLFIFNAIMTILVAVAGFFLVPDSPGTTKAYWMSEEDNRISAARMARVHKQPPTRLTKAILKKTFTGWPLYIFFGAYAFAAWAADANSWFMLWLKALTHPDGSKRFTIQEINAIPIGGFALMLVLMLLFAWLSSRTGWRATWVSVQNILFLIGCIILSVWPEGVPIKMAGFFLTYTANAISPILVAWMADMCPIPEERAIIIGVTVSLVYAMDSWMNHIEEEK
- a CDS encoding multidrug transporter, putative, producing the protein MNGRQSQRLADVEKGHNQQQSPPHADSPHEAESNTTETTRCAQYPTDEKGREIVDWDGPDDPDNPFNWSRSYKWLITITTCFISILTGLPAGSYSAGNSYMEQDFGINQDNFPWLTWATASWNVGAAVFPLLFVPLTENSGRMPGYFISYIIFLIFLVPSGVGTNFATMVTTRFFGGGASSVSINIVGGTIADIWKGPAERSVPMSIFGMTSVVGIALGPFIGGAIQTNETTINWHWIYWIQLIFDGALLPVFWFILRETRGDVILAKRAKRIRKETGRQAYAKAELESEKVSTMVLISFKRPTKMLFTEFAVFSFTLWVSFAWGLLFLFQSSIPQTFSANYGFNTFQSSLVQLALSVGAIIGTIINPYQDKLYLRSAHHNKETEGKPIPEARLYFSIPGSLLFAGALFWYGWTSYPNIHWIVPTIAIGFIGLGIYAIYMATVMYLTDAYEKYASSALSAASLGRNSFGAFLPLASQDLFNNLGFQWAGSLLGFLALALSGVPILLFFKGRYLRSRSPFIAEATFEEGDSEERRETTKQEGSKGLGGPAGQARPTAPTIGR